In Paracoccus aerodenitrificans, the following are encoded in one genomic region:
- the putA gene encoding bifunctional proline dehydrogenase/L-glutamate gamma-semialdehyde dehydrogenase PutA encodes MNAPDLTAFTPEAKFRPVDELLPELIGIAALSEDDRSRISARAADLVRRIRAEDKPTLMEHFLSEYGLSTREGIALMCLAEAMLRVPDKITMDALIEDKIAPSDWGKHLGEASSSLVNASTWALMLTGKVLDDDQPGVVGTLRGAIKRLGEPVIRTAVNRAMREMGKQFVLGQTIAEALKNAAEQEKQGYSYSYDMLGEAAMTRADADRYAKAYADAIRSIAKSCDKASIRENPGISIKLSALHPRYEVAHEDRAIADLVPVVLDLARAAKAANMGMNIDAEEQDRLVLSMKIIEAVLSDPSLAGWDGFGVVVQAYGKRAGMVIDWLHGLAEKLDRRIMVRLVKGAYWDTEMKHAQVLGLPGFTLFTRKVETDVSYIANARKLIGYADRIYPQFATHNAHTVAAILEMVGDIDYEFQRLHGMGERLHEIILKEAGNRRCRIYAPVGAHRDLLAYLVRRLLENGANSSFVHQIVDEDVPPEEIAQDPFAQLATAAPPALLERPENIFGPERRNSRGFDLTDETTLTRIRIAAPAQLADAAPITVSEPSGTARPVRNPATGETVAQVTEADADTAAHAIADAAPWNATAAERAGILRRAADLYEENFGEIFSTLHLEAGKSLPDAVSELREAVDFLRYYALQGENRDDAPRGIFTAISPWNFPLAIFTGQIAAAMMGGNAVLAKPAEQTPLIAAVATRLLHKAGVPVHALQLLPGDGGTVGAALTSDARINGVVFTGSTDTAKIIAKAMAENLAPGTPLIAETGGLNAMIVDSTALPEQAVRDIVASSFQSAGQRCSALRCLYVQEDVAPQMIEMLKGAMDQLGIGDPRDLSTDVGPVIDAEAQADISGYIDAQSGNLLHKLAVPAQGSFVPPTLLKVNGIDDLEREVFGPVLHLATFKNRDLEKVIAAVNARGFGLTFGLHTRIDSRVQEIADAVHAGNIYVNRNQIGAIVGSQPFGGEGLSGTGPKAGGPNYLPRFYAPASPSAKPGGFGGKADIKALQKSLADALERDISETIMPGPTGELNRLTTVTRPPLLCLGPGKQAVAAQVQAIEALGSHAVAVNGDLAPDALTTLDGFSAAIWWGNEDQARAYAQALASRHGEIKALITTLPDLAHIAHERHLCVDTTAAGGNAALLAG; translated from the coding sequence ATGAACGCGCCCGATCTGACCGCATTTACACCCGAAGCCAAGTTCCGACCCGTCGATGAGCTGCTGCCCGAACTGATCGGCATTGCGGCGCTGTCAGAGGATGACCGTTCCCGCATCTCGGCCCGCGCCGCCGATCTGGTCCGCCGCATCCGTGCCGAGGACAAGCCCACGCTGATGGAGCATTTCCTGTCCGAATACGGTCTGTCCACCCGCGAAGGCATCGCGCTGATGTGCCTTGCCGAGGCCATGCTGCGCGTCCCCGACAAGATCACGATGGATGCGCTGATCGAGGACAAGATCGCGCCGTCGGACTGGGGGAAGCATTTGGGCGAGGCATCCTCCAGCCTCGTCAACGCCTCGACCTGGGCGCTGATGCTGACCGGCAAGGTGCTGGACGATGACCAGCCCGGCGTGGTCGGCACACTGCGCGGCGCGATCAAGCGTCTGGGCGAGCCGGTGATCCGCACGGCCGTCAACCGCGCCATGCGCGAAATGGGCAAGCAATTCGTTCTGGGCCAGACCATCGCCGAGGCGTTGAAAAACGCGGCAGAGCAGGAAAAGCAGGGCTACAGCTACAGCTATGACATGCTCGGCGAAGCCGCGATGACCCGCGCGGATGCCGACCGCTATGCCAAAGCCTATGCCGACGCGATCAGGTCGATTGCGAAATCCTGCGACAAGGCTTCGATCCGCGAGAATCCCGGGATTTCAATCAAATTATCGGCACTGCATCCCCGTTATGAGGTTGCGCATGAAGACCGCGCCATCGCCGATCTGGTGCCGGTGGTGCTTGATCTCGCCCGCGCCGCCAAGGCTGCGAATATGGGGATGAATATCGACGCCGAGGAGCAGGACCGGCTCGTCCTGTCCATGAAGATCATCGAAGCCGTGCTGTCCGATCCTTCCCTTGCTGGCTGGGACGGGTTCGGCGTCGTCGTGCAGGCTTACGGCAAACGCGCCGGGATGGTGATCGACTGGCTGCATGGGCTTGCGGAAAAACTGGATCGCCGCATCATGGTCAGGCTGGTCAAGGGCGCCTATTGGGATACCGAGATGAAACACGCGCAGGTGCTTGGCCTGCCCGGTTTCACGCTGTTTACCCGCAAGGTAGAAACAGATGTTTCTTATATCGCAAATGCCCGGAAGCTGATCGGTTATGCCGACCGCATCTATCCGCAATTCGCCACCCATAACGCCCATACGGTGGCGGCAATTCTCGAAATGGTCGGCGATATCGACTATGAGTTCCAGCGCCTGCACGGCATGGGCGAACGCCTGCACGAAATCATCCTGAAAGAGGCCGGAAACCGGCGCTGCCGCATCTATGCCCCGGTCGGCGCACATCGCGACTTGCTGGCCTATCTGGTCCGCCGCCTGCTGGAAAACGGCGCGAATTCATCCTTCGTGCATCAGATCGTGGATGAGGACGTGCCGCCGGAAGAGATCGCGCAGGACCCCTTTGCTCAGCTTGCGACTGCCGCCCCGCCCGCGCTGCTGGAACGGCCCGAAAACATCTTCGGTCCCGAGCGCAGGAACTCGCGCGGCTTCGACCTGACGGATGAGACCACGCTGACCCGCATCCGCATTGCCGCGCCCGCGCAACTGGCCGATGCCGCTCCGATCACGGTGTCCGAACCGTCCGGCACCGCCCGTCCGGTCAGAAACCCGGCCACCGGCGAAACCGTGGCGCAGGTGACCGAGGCCGATGCCGACACCGCCGCCCACGCCATCGCTGACGCCGCCCCTTGGAACGCCACAGCAGCCGAACGCGCGGGCATACTGCGCCGCGCCGCCGATCTTTACGAAGAAAACTTCGGGGAAATCTTCTCTACTCTGCATCTGGAAGCCGGGAAATCCCTGCCCGATGCAGTCAGCGAGTTGCGTGAGGCGGTGGATTTCCTGCGCTATTACGCGCTGCAAGGCGAAAATCGCGACGACGCGCCGCGTGGCATCTTCACCGCGATCAGCCCGTGGAACTTCCCACTGGCGATCTTCACCGGCCAGATCGCCGCTGCCATGATGGGGGGCAACGCGGTGCTGGCGAAACCCGCCGAACAGACCCCGCTGATCGCCGCCGTCGCCACCCGGCTGCTGCACAAGGCAGGCGTGCCGGTTCATGCGCTGCAACTTCTGCCCGGCGATGGCGGGACGGTTGGCGCGGCGCTGACCTCTGACGCAAGGATCAATGGCGTCGTCTTCACCGGCTCGACCGACACGGCGAAAATCATCGCGAAGGCGATGGCCGAAAACCTCGCTCCCGGCACCCCGCTGATCGCGGAAACCGGCGGGCTGAACGCGATGATCGTCGATTCCACCGCCCTGCCCGAACAGGCCGTGCGGGATATTGTTGCCTCCAGCTTCCAGTCGGCAGGTCAGCGATGCTCGGCCCTGCGCTGTCTTTATGTGCAGGAAGACGTTGCGCCGCAGATGATCGAGATGCTGAAAGGCGCGATGGACCAGCTTGGCATCGGCGATCCGCGCGATCTGTCAACCGATGTCGGCCCGGTCATCGACGCCGAGGCGCAGGCGGATATTTCCGGCTATATCGACGCGCAAAGCGGCAATCTTCTGCATAAGCTCGCCGTGCCTGCGCAGGGAAGCTTCGTGCCGCCAACCTTGCTGAAAGTGAACGGCATCGACGATCTCGAACGCGAGGTCTTTGGCCCCGTCCTACATCTCGCCACCTTCAAAAACCGGGATCTGGAAAAGGTGATTGCCGCTGTGAACGCGCGGGGCTTCGGACTGACCTTCGGCCTGCACACCCGCATCGACAGCCGCGTGCAAGAGATCGCGGATGCTGTTCATGCCGGCAATATCTATGTGAACCGCAACCAGATCGGCGCGATTGTCGGCAGCCAGCCCTTCGGCGGCGAGGGTCTGTCAGGCACCGGCCCCAAGGCGGGCGGGCCGAACTACCTGCCCCGCTTCTATGCTCCGGCCAGCCCTTCCGCGAAGCCCGGCGGCTTCGGGGGCAAGGCCGATATAAAAGCGCTGCAAAAATCGCTGGCGGATGCGCTCGAGCGCGACATCTCGGAAACAATAATGCCTGGTCCAACCGGAGAGCTTAACCGCCTGACAACCGTCACCCGCCCGCCGCTTCTCTGCCTCGGCCCCGGCAAGCAGGCGGTGGCGGCGCAAGTTCAGGCCATCGAAGCGCTTGGCAGTCACGCCGTCGCGGTAAACGGAGACCTCGCCCCGGACGCGCTGACAACGCTTGACGGTTTCTCCGCCGCGATCTGGTGGGGAAATGAGGATCAGGCTCGCGCCTATGCGCAGGCGCTTGCGTCCCGCCACGGAGAGATCAAGGCCTTGATCACCACCCTGCCCGACCTCGCCCATATCGCCCATGAAAGGCATCTTTGCGTGGATACGACTGCGGCAGGCGGCAACGCGGCGCTGTTGGCGGGGTAA
- a CDS encoding IS5 family transposase, which yields MLPPIAGIESARCPSIKHEFFNKISRRGDVTIWIEDGTAGKWSAPKRKGRGGRPKYSDFAIETCLTLGLIFHQPLRQTQGFVRSLLGLMGVELPVPDFSTLSRRTIGLSVVDDRPKSSGPVTLIVDSTGLKIHRGSGWQEVKHGTGKTRKSWRKLHIGYDPDSGEIIASLLTIDQVGDETALPELIAGIETPVARILADGAYDGTGVSNCLSEAFGPDVEITIPPPITAVPGLSDRRDAHIEHIAEHGRMAWQSATGYNARALVEAQIGRRKFVIGPRLNAREMDRQITENKITTKSLNRMTRIGRAVFKRVA from the coding sequence ATCCTCCCACCCATTGCAGGAATTGAATCAGCCAGATGCCCTTCAATCAAGCACGAGTTTTTCAACAAAATAAGCCGTCGCGGGGACGTGACGATCTGGATCGAGGATGGGACTGCCGGGAAGTGGTCAGCGCCGAAACGAAAGGGTCGCGGGGGCCGGCCGAAATATTCGGACTTCGCGATCGAGACCTGCCTGACGCTGGGGCTGATCTTTCACCAGCCGTTGCGCCAAACCCAGGGGTTCGTCCGGTCGCTACTTGGACTGATGGGCGTGGAGTTGCCGGTTCCAGACTTCTCGACCTTGTCGCGGCGCACGATTGGCCTTTCGGTCGTGGACGACAGGCCGAAATCATCAGGCCCAGTCACGCTGATCGTGGATAGCACGGGCCTGAAGATCCACCGTGGTTCAGGCTGGCAGGAGGTCAAACATGGCACGGGAAAGACCCGCAAATCCTGGCGCAAACTGCACATCGGATACGATCCTGATAGCGGCGAGATCATCGCCTCGCTGCTGACCATAGACCAGGTCGGCGACGAAACCGCGTTGCCTGAACTCATCGCCGGGATCGAAACCCCGGTGGCCCGCATCCTTGCTGACGGAGCCTATGACGGGACCGGGGTTTCCAACTGCTTGAGCGAGGCTTTCGGACCCGATGTCGAGATCACCATCCCCCCGCCGATCACCGCAGTCCCTGGCCTGAGCGATAGGCGCGACGCTCACATAGAGCATATCGCCGAGCATGGCCGAATGGCGTGGCAGTCAGCAACGGGGTACAATGCTCGAGCCCTCGTCGAAGCCCAGATCGGGCGCCGCAAGTTCGTCATCGGCCCAAGGCTAAACGCCAGGGAAATGGACCGCCAAATCACAGAAAATAAGATCACCACAAAATCACTCAACCGCATGACCCGCATCGGTCGTGCGGTCTTCAAACGTGTCGCATAG
- a CDS encoding IS1182 family transposase: protein MMGPRQEAQPALFYEFSLEDHVPQEHLLRSIDRFVDLSSIRAHLSDFYSHTGRPSVDPELLIRMLLVGYCFGIRSERRLCEEVHLNLAYRWFCRLDLSDRVPDHSTFSKNRHGRFRDSELLRHLFEMTVTRCIEEGLVSGQRLAVDASLIEADANKQNSTAKEDWDATLIDPSDAPRAVREYLDTLDKAAFGAASEVHPKFTSHSDPASQWTAARKGPAFFSYSDNYLIDTDHGVIVDVEATRSIRQAEVGSTKTMLKRVKDKFDLHPERLIADTAYGTGPMLGWLVDRGIAPHIPVFDKSGRNDGTWTRADFEWDAENDQYICPEGHRLKQFRRNYSDPNRGPTGKGTAKYRALKLTCQPCPSKQKCCPNADARSITREEHEDARQIARDIAKTRQYEISMKLRKKVEMLFAHLKRILGLGRLRLRGPCGANDEFLLAATAQNLRKLAKIFPAPQHPRKA, encoded by the coding sequence ATGATGGGACCGCGGCAGGAGGCGCAGCCGGCGCTGTTTTACGAGTTCTCACTGGAGGATCATGTTCCTCAGGAGCATCTTCTTCGGTCCATTGATCGGTTTGTCGATCTCAGCAGCATCCGTGCGCATCTTTCGGATTTCTACAGCCACACCGGCCGGCCGTCTGTCGATCCCGAGTTGCTGATCCGGATGCTGCTGGTTGGCTATTGCTTCGGCATTCGTTCGGAGCGGCGCCTTTGCGAAGAGGTGCATCTGAATCTGGCCTATCGCTGGTTCTGCCGCCTGGATCTCAGCGACCGGGTTCCGGATCATTCGACGTTTTCGAAGAACCGGCACGGGCGGTTCCGCGACAGCGAGTTGCTGAGGCATCTGTTCGAGATGACCGTCACGCGCTGCATCGAGGAGGGGCTGGTCAGCGGGCAGCGGCTGGCGGTGGATGCCAGCCTGATCGAGGCGGATGCCAATAAGCAGAACTCGACAGCGAAGGAAGATTGGGATGCAACGCTGATAGACCCCTCGGATGCGCCCCGCGCCGTGCGCGAATACCTTGACACGTTGGACAAGGCCGCATTTGGCGCCGCCAGCGAGGTCCATCCGAAATTCACCTCACATTCCGACCCGGCCAGCCAATGGACGGCGGCGCGCAAAGGTCCGGCATTCTTCAGCTATTCCGACAATTACCTGATCGACACGGATCATGGCGTGATTGTCGATGTCGAGGCGACACGATCCATCCGGCAGGCCGAGGTCGGATCAACCAAAACCATGCTGAAGAGGGTGAAAGACAAGTTCGACCTGCATCCTGAACGCCTGATCGCGGATACCGCCTACGGCACCGGACCGATGTTGGGCTGGCTGGTCGACAGGGGCATTGCCCCGCATATCCCTGTCTTCGACAAGTCCGGGCGCAATGACGGCACCTGGACCCGGGCAGACTTCGAATGGGATGCAGAGAACGATCAATACATCTGCCCGGAAGGTCACAGGCTCAAACAGTTCCGCCGCAACTATTCGGACCCGAACCGCGGCCCGACTGGCAAGGGAACCGCCAAATACCGCGCACTGAAACTGACCTGCCAGCCCTGCCCATCGAAACAGAAGTGCTGCCCGAACGCCGATGCCAGATCAATCACCCGCGAGGAACACGAAGATGCGCGCCAGATCGCCCGGGACATCGCCAAGACCCGCCAATACGAAATCTCGATGAAGCTCCGCAAGAAGGTCGAGATGCTGTTTGCTCATCTGAAACGCATCCTCGGGCTGGGGCGCCTGCGGCTAAGGGGACCTTGCGGCGCGAACGACGAATTCCTCCTTGCCGCCACCGCCCAGAACCTCCGCAAACTCGCCAAGATCTTTCCTGCACCGCAGCATCCGCGAAAAGCCTGA
- a CDS encoding sulfotransferase family 2 domain-containing protein, producing the protein MISTDNPIVFLHIPKTAGQTIHNRLVKLVGGPEYVSPIRVHIQAGDCDQMPAGYRLYSGHLDWTQLDKLPKDRFAFTVLRDPKERIASFYFYLIKDAHALSSEELAQPINLGMRKALEETPDEYFFGGDAQWQKFILDHYDNFYCSYFASRLMRGRKILAGLDNDEIHQRAMAGLSDLQGVYFTDRLDLLEADIRRNFGAKIALTRIFVNAGDHEAGAKRWPKLAAAMESDRNLARLESFAERDEALIADLKSRLSS; encoded by the coding sequence ATGATCTCTACTGATAATCCCATCGTTTTTTTGCATATCCCTAAAACTGCCGGACAGACCATCCACAACCGACTGGTCAAACTTGTCGGCGGTCCGGAATATGTGTCCCCGATCCGCGTCCATATTCAGGCAGGGGACTGCGATCAGATGCCCGCTGGTTACCGTCTGTATTCCGGCCATCTGGACTGGACACAGCTGGATAAACTGCCGAAGGACAGGTTTGCCTTCACCGTTCTGCGCGACCCTAAAGAGCGGATCGCCTCGTTCTATTTCTATCTCATCAAGGATGCCCACGCCCTGTCCTCCGAAGAGCTTGCGCAGCCTATCAATCTGGGCATGCGAAAGGCGCTTGAGGAAACCCCCGATGAATATTTTTTCGGAGGCGATGCTCAATGGCAGAAATTCATCCTTGATCACTACGATAATTTCTATTGCAGCTATTTCGCCAGCAGGCTGATGCGGGGACGAAAAATCCTTGCTGGTTTGGACAATGATGAGATCCATCAACGCGCTATGGCGGGGCTTTCCGATTTGCAGGGCGTCTACTTCACGGACCGGCTGGATCTGTTGGAAGCGGATATACGGCGAAACTTCGGCGCGAAAATCGCCCTGACCCGCATCTTCGTCAATGCAGGCGATCATGAGGCGGGCGCGAAACGGTGGCCCAAGCTGGCAGCCGCAATGGAAAGCGACCGTAATTTAGCGCGCCTAGAGAGCTTTGCAGAGCGTGACGAAGCGCTGATCGCAGATCTGAAGTCGCGGCTGTCCTCTTAA
- a CDS encoding glycosyltransferase, giving the protein MFKELRRSFLEFRQSFDGLPLAGPRLVDREGTRIGYLERLVATGNALRLEGWADADEILVEGNADVVRIEPDLARPDVRAHLGDGSDLLGFAVTLPGSPDRIILRRNGEDLRFTLPKADLFSRMMGETKVVWAFSRLCFRIAPDIMLWVRTRDPNVRQRIVAAIRSERRSRPRLNPSFLDGSGWEETGQTPVTIIMPVYQGHDLMVQAVDRVRRHTDLPWHLVVIDDASPDKRIGPFLDRLANELGPDRMTLLSNPQNMGFIGSVNRGFDIARERGDHVVLLNTDAFVSEGWASRVLAPILADPSISSVTPMSSNAEIANIPVICTAFTLNEGEADSMDQVARRLSGPEAIADAPTGVGFCMAMNIDMLRRIPQFDPAFGKGYGEEVDWCQRAIREGGRNVLNAGVFVEHVGGQSFGSEAKRQLIQENSARITHRYPEYDQQVQDFIKHDPLRTQRLAVGLSLAARRVAAKGEKLTVILGHAMSGGAETYLRQRVHMRVRQTGFAVVIRAMPGAAWQMELHSTVGTTVASTQDISVIESILEFGGPLGLVYSCGVGGGDPLAIPDFLARLGRRSGNTLEVAFNDFFPISPSYTLLNRDGTYTGVPDRNSTDPAHSYLRADGSSIPLTVWSDHWAAAISEADKLTVFSESSAEIVRTAWPDKASHIQIRPHMLPHSIAPMDIGTKSGKPVIGVLGNISGPKGAQVLQDLSAELSRRRAGRLVLIGNIDPNFSLTAPSAVHGSYDLSDLGRIMRKYGVSRWFLPSVWPETFCFAVHEMIATGLPVWCFDLGAQAEAVRNAVSKGRRGGIVPLTDGRYSMDELISRLTGPDNQTGIPTDSKNPMSHY; this is encoded by the coding sequence GTGTTCAAAGAACTGCGGCGCAGCTTTCTTGAGTTTCGTCAAAGTTTCGATGGGCTCCCTCTGGCAGGTCCGCGGCTTGTCGATCGCGAGGGCACCCGCATCGGTTATCTTGAGCGCCTCGTCGCAACCGGGAATGCGCTGCGCCTCGAAGGTTGGGCAGATGCCGACGAAATCCTTGTCGAGGGCAACGCCGATGTCGTCCGGATCGAACCTGATCTGGCCCGCCCCGATGTCAGGGCACATCTGGGAGACGGTAGCGATCTTCTGGGCTTTGCGGTGACGCTGCCCGGATCGCCGGATCGCATAATACTGCGGCGCAATGGCGAGGATTTGCGCTTTACGCTGCCCAAAGCCGATCTGTTTTCGCGGATGATGGGCGAGACCAAGGTCGTCTGGGCTTTTTCCCGGCTTTGCTTCAGGATTGCGCCCGATATCATGCTGTGGGTACGGACGCGCGACCCGAATGTCCGGCAGCGTATTGTCGCGGCGATCCGCTCTGAGCGACGCTCGCGACCGAGGCTGAACCCCTCATTTCTGGACGGAAGCGGATGGGAAGAAACCGGGCAGACGCCTGTTACCATCATCATGCCGGTTTATCAGGGTCACGATCTTATGGTGCAAGCAGTGGACCGGGTGCGCAGGCATACCGATTTACCCTGGCATCTGGTTGTTATCGACGATGCCTCACCCGACAAACGGATCGGCCCCTTTCTGGACCGGCTTGCGAATGAGCTCGGGCCGGACCGCATGACATTGCTGAGCAATCCGCAAAACATGGGCTTTATCGGGTCCGTGAATCGCGGTTTCGACATCGCCCGCGAGCGAGGCGATCATGTCGTTTTGCTGAACACCGATGCTTTCGTTTCCGAAGGTTGGGCCAGCCGTGTGCTGGCACCAATCCTTGCGGACCCGTCGATCTCATCCGTTACGCCGATGTCCAGCAATGCCGAGATCGCCAATATTCCGGTGATCTGCACCGCTTTCACGCTGAATGAGGGTGAGGCCGATTCAATGGATCAGGTGGCGCGTCGCCTGTCGGGCCCTGAAGCCATCGCTGATGCGCCGACCGGTGTGGGGTTCTGCATGGCGATGAATATCGACATGCTGCGCCGCATACCTCAATTCGATCCGGCCTTCGGCAAGGGCTATGGCGAAGAGGTCGACTGGTGCCAGAGAGCCATCCGCGAGGGTGGGCGAAACGTGCTGAATGCGGGCGTGTTCGTCGAACATGTCGGCGGTCAGTCCTTCGGCAGCGAAGCGAAGCGGCAGCTCATACAGGAGAACTCGGCCCGGATTACCCACCGCTATCCGGAATATGACCAACAGGTGCAGGACTTCATCAAGCATGACCCGCTGCGCACGCAAAGATTGGCGGTCGGCCTTTCGCTTGCAGCCAGACGTGTCGCGGCGAAGGGCGAGAAACTTACTGTCATTCTAGGCCATGCCATGAGCGGAGGCGCAGAAACCTATCTGCGCCAGCGTGTTCACATGCGCGTTCGGCAGACCGGCTTCGCGGTCGTTATCCGGGCCATGCCCGGTGCAGCATGGCAGATGGAGTTGCATAGCACCGTCGGAACCACCGTCGCATCTACTCAGGATATCTCTGTCATCGAATCCATTCTGGAATTCGGCGGTCCTCTTGGACTTGTCTATTCCTGCGGCGTCGGCGGCGGAGACCCTCTGGCAATTCCCGATTTTCTGGCACGGCTTGGCAGGCGATCCGGCAATACGCTTGAGGTGGCTTTCAACGATTTCTTCCCGATCAGCCCGTCCTATACGCTTCTGAACCGTGACGGTACTTATACCGGGGTTCCGGACCGGAACTCGACCGATCCGGCCCATTCCTATTTGCGGGCTGACGGATCCTCTATTCCCTTGACCGTCTGGTCGGATCACTGGGCGGCGGCGATCTCGGAGGCGGACAAACTAACGGTGTTTTCCGAAAGTTCGGCCGAGATCGTGCGCACGGCATGGCCGGATAAGGCTTCGCACATCCAGATTCGTCCGCATATGCTGCCTCATAGTATCGCTCCGATGGATATCGGGACGAAATCCGGCAAGCCCGTGATCGGCGTTCTGGGCAATATAAGCGGACCCAAAGGCGCGCAGGTTTTGCAGGATCTTTCAGCCGAACTCTCCCGACGCCGGGCGGGGAGGTTGGTGCTGATCGGCAATATTGACCCGAATTTCAGCCTGACCGCGCCTTCAGCGGTGCATGGCAGTTATGACCTTTCCGATCTGGGCAGGATCATGCGCAAATACGGAGTGTCACGCTGGTTTCTGCCCTCGGTATGGCCCGAAACCTTCTGTTTCGCCGTGCATGAAATGATCGCTACCGGTCTGCCGGTCTGGTGCTTTGATCTCGGAGCTCAGGCCGAAGCAGTACGCAACGCAGTTTCAAAAGGACGGCGCGGCGGGATCGTTCCGCTCACCGATGGCCGCTATTCGATGGATGAACTGATTTCTCGACTGACAGGCCCCGATAACCAAACCGGCATCCCCACCGACAGCAAGAACCCTATGTCACACTACTGA